The sequence catggtggtccacttgcctgggtgacacacaacatcttcactgaagggctACCTTCCCTCACGCCTTGTCCATATCCCCTTCCCTGGagagggatcccagctgcttggcttcccttccctccagttccaggctactggccccgttatcccagcaccTGAGCAGCCAGCTGCTCCCCTGGATGGCAGCTGAAATCCTTTCACCTATgtcgcagctcactcagggacagggatcgggtggTTACTGTCTCATTTGagttcttcctctccctctcaggaagaggagaaactcACCTGCTAATTTCTACCTCAGGGGGAAGCAGGgaattcttcctcttcctcctgtttggCGGTCAGATCCAGAGACCTTCTCTTCCCCTTGAGGGTACTGAATGGTGTTGAACAGGGCTCGGTAGGCATGGGCCAGGCCCCAGCGCCTCGCAgtgatttgtgtctctctggaATTGCCAGGGTGACAGCATcctttttccaagtattttacCGTTTTTTCAGGGTTCTGCACTTGTTCAGAGGTGAAGTTCCAGAGCACGGGAGGTGCTCACTGCCCTAGGTCCTTGCCCATGCTGTCCCACACACCCTGCCACTCACAACTACCCAGCCTCGGGGCAGATCTCTGGGGGATATTCTTACGTAGTTGTTGAACCCTGAACAAGACCTggaacacattcaggagacatagcaataggagcATGCTGGTCTGAACTtcccaagggtattcaaaacTCTCAAGAGCTGTTGTAACTAGCCTgtgggaaagggaaggtgaaGGAGCTGGGGAAAGTATGCCCCCTGCCTTCCCCATAGATTGTGTCTCTAACGAGAAAAGGTGAAGAgtgtaattattaataatttccaAGGGATCACTGCAAGATACAGACATGACAGCAATGCCGAgtacaaataccagcttaaccTCATGACCAGCGATGTTATCATGTCATTAGTCGATAttacacagtacagcaaaaggAGAATCCTGACCCCTCTgccagaggtgataaacagtgCCGCAGggaatacatacagcaagtaCGCATTTACACACCACAGCCATTAGaataaacaaaacaccattgtgaccagCAACTATTTAACTAATGTAATAAATGCctataacaactttgttttaacaagCTCTCgtcagatctgtcattatctcaaacCTTCAGGGCACACATTGGGCACCAAAAAAGACTTTTGTGGTTCAGCCCCGGCTGGCAGCTGAGTACCACACTGCTGCTCACGCAACCATttccctcagtgggatggggaggagaattggtggaaaaaggtaaaactcatggggtGGGATAAAGATGGTTCAACTggacaacaaaggaagagaaaataataataataatgataaaagaatatagaAAACGAgagatgcacaatgcaattgctcaccacctgctgaccaatgcccatcccatccctgagCAGTAATCACacccccggccagctccccccCAGTTgatatactgagcatgacgccatacGGTATGGAGAATCtcttggccagtctgggtcacctgtcctggccgtgtcccctcccgtCCTCTGGTGCACCCTCAGCCTCCTCGCTGGAGGGGCAgtaggagaagctgaaaagtccttgacctGGTAAACACTGCTGAGCAACAACCAAACCAGCAGTCTGTTAtcatcccaaatccaaaacacagctctacACCCGCTACCAcgaggaaaattaactctatcccagctgaaaccaggacatctcCTCACAGTCCCCGgcaccccgcagcccctcaACAGCAGTTTCAGGTGGTGCCGGGCTGCAGAGGTGGCCACAGGCTGGGGGTGCCATGGTGCACTGGTGAGCCAGCATGATCCCTTTGTCCTGAAACCACTTCTTGCAGTGGCTGCACTGGAAAGGCTTGTCCTCTGCCCACTACTCCACCAGGGATGAACCCTCCCCCTCCTATTGGCCACCCTCTGGCACCACCAGTGGGCTCTGGTGCATCCTCTGGTGCCTCTTCAGGTTCTGCTTCTGGCTGAGGGCCTTGCCACACTCGCTGCACTTGTAGGGCTTCTCACCAGTGTGGATGCACTCATGGACAGTGAGGGTCATCTTCTCCCTGAAGGCCTTGGGGCAGTGGGTGCAGTTGAAGGGGCGCTCATCCGTGTGGATGCGCTGGTGAACAGCGAGCGTACTGCTGTCCCTGAAGGCCttggggcagtgggcacaggcGAAGGGGCGCTCCCCGGTGTGCATAAGCTGGTGGACTCTGAGGGTCTTCTTATACCTGAAGGTCTTGGGGCACTGGGCGCAGGCAAAGGGCTGCTCCCTGGTGTGGACGTGCTGGTGGATGGTGAGGGACGTCTTGTCCCTGAAGGCCTTGGGACAGTTTGTACAGGCAAAGGGTTTCTTCCTGTTGTGGATGTGCAGGCAGCACTTATCGTTGAAATGCTGGTCACAGGCAAAGGGCTTATCACCGGTGTGCACGTGCCGGTATCTCAGCAGGTGATGCTTGTGGCCAAAGCACTTCCCGCAGTCAGTGCAGACGAAGGGCCACTCACCCATGTGGCTCCACACATGCACTTCCAATGCGGTCTGGCGCTTGAAGCTCTTGTCATACTCAGGACACGTAGGGGGGTCTTCTCCAGTGGCCGGGGGGTCGGCAAGGGGTGGAGGCGAGGGTGCCTTGAGGAAACTCCCCAGTTCATGCCTGGCCAGCTGTGGGCTGAGCACCCCTGacacctcctgccctgcttgggcaagcctgggagcagggcggTGGGTGCCAGCAGCCCCTCGGGGAtccccccagcctccctctgTGTCCCAGGGTTGCTGGCTGCTGGGGAGAAGAGGCTGGGGACACTGCCAGGGACTGGACGGGCACGTGGGACCCCTCCCCATGGCCAGCGGCACGGgcaccccaccagccccccaCCCTTCCTGCTGCACAGAGCATCTGGGGCTGAGGGGACGCTGCTGCTGGAACCCCCCACaacccccacagccccccggTACCAACCTGAGACAGGGGTCCAGTGGCTCCACTGTGTCCTGGGGGGGTCTGGCACACACGGCAGCTCTGCTCGCTCCATCTGGCAGATGATCTCTGGCTTGACGGCAGGCCAGCCTGTccggggcagagagagaggcaCCCTCTCCCGCACTGCCGGGATGGCATCGCCGGcccccccacacccacagccccagcatctcccccaactctgctcctctctcctgtccctgcccacCTACAGCTTCGGCCCCCCCGTCCCTGCGCCTACAGCCTCCTCTCGCCTTGCCCTCATCACCTCGTCCGCTTGCCTGCCGACAGCACCTGGGAATGGTTCCTCGCTGCGCCAGGGAGGTTTTGGTCAGCCAGGAACtctggtcagccctgaaggggtcAGGCAGTGGGACTAGATggtcattgtaggtcccttccaaatgaAATAGTCCAGTCCTGttctattctgttctattctgttctgttctgttctgttcctattctattctgttctgctctgttctgctctattctgttctattcctcttttctcttctcttctcttctcttctcttctcttctcttctcttctcttctcttctcttctcttctcttctctctacCAGGACCGCTCTCCGCAGGAGGCTGTCTGGCAGGGTAAAACCTGTGATCACAACCCCTACGTCAGCGCTCGGGCACCAACGGCGACAGCTGGATTTTCGCTTTCCAGGCTCCAGCTCCGTTACAGAGGTGAACTGCGGCTCGACCCCAGCCCGGCGGCGCCGGAGAGAGTCCTCACCCAGCGAGGCGACCGCCTGGTAGTTCTCCAGCATCACCTCCCGGTAGAGCCGCCGCTGCCAGTCCGCCAGCTCTGCCCACTCCTCGGGGGAGAAGTAGATGGCCACGTCCTCAAAGGTCACCGACATCTGCAGCAAGAAGCACGCCCGGCTCAGCACGCCCCGCCGCACGTTCGCTGAACCCCTCCGCGGAAATCCTTCCGGTGGCAGGCAGGGCCCCGGTGGCACCGGGGGCTCCGGCATCCCAACGGCAGCGCCGGGACAGCTCAGACCCCCACCTTGCCGCAGCGGCCTGGAGTCCGGCGTGCCGCTGGCTCTCGGCGGGCAGACGGAGGCAGGTATACAGCTACTTGTGCGGGAAGACGGCGGTGGGATGCTCCGGGTTCCGCAGGAGAGGCCTGTCCCGTGAGCAGCCGCGCCGGCGCAGCAAGGACAGAGGGGCCCTGCCAAGCACAACACCTGGATTCAGAAGGAATCGGGGGCAGAAGCGCACTTACCTGCCAACAGCCGCCTTCCCTTCCAGCCAGAGCCTTCAAAACTCCTGCTAAAAGCACCGACCCCAAGAGCGTGGCCCACGCAGCCGGCCGGCAAAAGGCGAGAACTCGCCGGGAAAAGGGGCTCTGGGGAAGCTCGCGACTCCCCAAACGGGCCTGCGGTGCccaaggagagcaggaggaagatgtGCCGGGCTGTCCCGGGGGGTCTGACCACCCGTCCCGTCCCGGGCCCTGCCCAGCGCTGGTGTCGGTGTCGGCAGGGCCGGAGCCAGGGGGGCCGGGCGGGTGGGACACGGAGCAGCGTGTCCGCCTGGGCACGGGGGCCCCGTGGCGAGACAGGGAAAGGCCGGGCAGGGGCGAGCACCTGGGGGGCGCCAGGCACTGGGGGCGGCCAGCAGGGCCAGGGGCGGCCGGCAGAGGGGAGCGCAGGGGAGCGGAGGGGAGAGGCCGTCGCGGCCGGGGTCCCCttccggggcggggggcagcggggccgctTTTGTCCCTGCCCGCCTCAGCCCGGGagggccgcccgccgccggtgCAGCACGGGAGCTGTAGTCCTgccgcccggctcggctcggcgctGCTCAGCTCGGGGGGAGGGTGCTCCCCACGTCCCCACTCGCGGGGATGCGGGTGTCCCCTGTGGTGGTTCcccccagccggcagctgagcaccacgtggtcactcactcacccctcccccccgcaggatggggagcagaactgaggaaaaaggtaaaactggtGGGTCggggtaaggacagtttactgggacagcaaagggagagggaaaggccCGCACCAGGACTGAGAACAGAACAGACAAAGCGGGTGATGCACGATGCAGTTCGCTCACCGCCCAgaacccgatgcccagcctgtcctccCCTGCCGGCTCCCCCCTTATAGAGTGAGCGTGACGTCATATGGGATggcatatccctttggccagtttgggtcacctgtcctggctgtgtcccctcccagctcctggggataattaactctatcccagccaaacaCCAGGACAGGAACCAATAAAGTATTTGTCTGTTTTTGGGGGCTGAGCTGGCGCCCCGCGCACTGTTGGTGAAGCAGTAGCGCAGATCACCCAGGCAgagggcagctccagcctcggggggtccctggggcatTGCTGGCAGCTCCCTCACACCCTCTACGTGCAGGGAC comes from Grus americana isolate bGruAme1 chromosome 2, bGruAme1.mat, whole genome shotgun sequence and encodes:
- the LOC129203638 gene encoding LOW QUALITY PROTEIN: gastrula zinc finger protein xLCGF3.1-like (The sequence of the model RefSeq protein was modified relative to this genomic sequence to represent the inferred CDS: deleted 2 bases in 1 codon) yields the protein MSVTFEDVAIYFSPEEWAELADWQRRLYREVMLENYQAVASLGWPAVKPEIICQMERAELPCVPDPPRTQWSHWTPVSAASNPGTQRGWGDPRGAAGTHRPAPRLAQAGQEVSGVLSPQLARHELGSFLKAPSPPPLADPPATGEDPPTCPEYDKSFKRQTALEVHVWSHMGEWPFVCTDCGKCFGHKHHLLRYRHVHTGDKPFACDQHFNDKCCLHIHNRKKPFACTNCPKAFRDKTSLTIHQHVHTREQPFACAQCPKTFRYKKTLRVHQLMHTGERPFACAHCPKAFRDSSTLAVHQRIHTDERPFNCTHCPKAFREKMTLTVHECIHTGEKPYKCSECGKALSQKQNLKRHQRMHQSPLVVPEGGQ